A window of the Branchiibius hedensis genome harbors these coding sequences:
- a CDS encoding alpha/beta fold hydrolase — protein MDSFTRNGLTFDVTDAGPADGPVVILLHGFPQDRTAWDQVTPLLNEAGYRTLAPDQRGYSPRATPRGRSAYVIPELVKDVEALIDASGAERVHLVGHDWGGGVAWAARSALADRLWGVTVLSTPHTAAMLKSPSQWPHSSYMIGFQIPWVAERAVGRTLPGLYIKGGVPKEQALRYAERFKDPSSLTGPLNWYRAMLSKTSSTPRGPKAQVPTTYLWGSRDPFLGRAAAEKTAEFVKGDYEFREIDAQHWLPETNAQDVVEAITRIPAP, from the coding sequence GTGGACTCCTTTACCCGAAACGGCCTGACCTTCGACGTGACCGACGCCGGCCCGGCCGACGGACCGGTCGTGATCCTCCTGCACGGCTTTCCCCAGGACCGCACCGCCTGGGACCAGGTGACGCCGTTGCTGAACGAGGCCGGCTACCGGACCCTCGCACCCGACCAGCGCGGCTACTCCCCGCGCGCCACGCCCCGCGGCCGATCGGCGTACGTCATCCCGGAGTTGGTCAAGGACGTTGAGGCGCTCATCGACGCCTCGGGCGCCGAGCGGGTGCACCTGGTCGGGCACGACTGGGGCGGTGGCGTTGCCTGGGCCGCCCGCAGCGCACTGGCCGATCGGCTGTGGGGCGTCACGGTGCTTTCGACGCCGCACACCGCCGCCATGTTGAAGTCGCCCAGCCAATGGCCGCACTCGTCGTACATGATCGGTTTCCAGATTCCCTGGGTCGCCGAGCGCGCGGTGGGGCGCACGTTGCCGGGCCTCTACATCAAGGGTGGCGTCCCCAAGGAGCAGGCGCTGCGCTACGCCGAGCGGTTCAAGGATCCAAGCTCACTGACCGGCCCGCTGAACTGGTACCGCGCGATGCTCAGCAAGACATCGTCAACACCGCGGGGACCCAAGGCCCAGGTGCCCACCACCTATCTGTGGGGCAGCCGCGACCCGTTCCTGGGCCGGGCAGCGGCCGAGAAGACCGCGGAATTCGTCAAGGGTGACTACGAGTTCCGGGAGATCGACGCCCAGCACTGGTTGCCGGAGACCAACGCCCAGGACGTGGTCGAGGCGATCACGCGGATCCCGGCGCCTTAG
- a CDS encoding MFS transporter, with protein sequence MSSTDLRYPLGGRRAYLVWGTAVSIYFLAVFHRSSLGVAGIIAAQRFHITSAQLGTFVMLQLFVYAALQVPVGALLDRFGSKVLLITGLVLMTGAQAGFAFAASYPAGLAARVVIGAGDAMIFVSVLRIVALWFPSRRAAVITQFTGLIGQIGALVAAGPLAVALHDWGWTKTFLIASLAGVVFGVALLAIVKDSPYANHRQEEVRLRAVTQALRAAWAHPGTKLGLWCHFTSQFAATVFALIWGFPFLTAGEGLSTAMASTLLSIMVVSSSIAGPIIGVFSGRFPYRRSQSVLGIVAAMAVVWTAVLLWPGRAPLWLLILLVVVIAIGGPGSVVGFDLARTFNPPARIGSATGIVNVGGFTASLSTIWLIGVVLDKVNPGGASAYTLDGFRAAMSVQYVVWGVGVLMILLLRRKTRALVDTEEEYAHLRPLGR encoded by the coding sequence ATGAGCAGTACGGACCTGAGGTATCCCCTGGGCGGTCGCCGGGCGTATCTGGTCTGGGGTACCGCGGTCAGCATTTACTTCCTGGCGGTCTTCCACCGCAGCTCCCTGGGCGTCGCCGGCATCATCGCGGCGCAGCGCTTCCACATCACCTCAGCCCAGTTGGGCACCTTCGTGATGCTGCAGCTGTTCGTCTACGCAGCGCTGCAGGTGCCGGTGGGCGCATTGCTCGACCGCTTCGGCTCGAAGGTCCTGCTGATCACCGGTCTGGTGCTGATGACCGGGGCGCAGGCCGGATTCGCTTTCGCGGCAAGCTATCCCGCTGGTCTGGCCGCGCGCGTCGTGATCGGCGCGGGCGACGCGATGATCTTCGTGTCGGTGCTGCGGATCGTGGCGCTGTGGTTCCCCTCGCGACGAGCGGCAGTGATCACGCAGTTCACCGGGCTGATCGGGCAGATCGGCGCGCTCGTGGCCGCAGGCCCCCTCGCGGTCGCATTGCACGACTGGGGCTGGACGAAGACCTTCCTCATCGCGTCACTGGCTGGCGTCGTCTTCGGGGTGGCGCTGCTCGCGATCGTCAAGGACTCGCCGTACGCCAATCATCGCCAGGAGGAGGTGCGGCTGCGCGCGGTGACCCAGGCGCTGCGGGCGGCGTGGGCGCACCCGGGCACGAAACTCGGGTTGTGGTGCCATTTCACCTCACAGTTCGCGGCGACGGTCTTCGCGCTGATCTGGGGATTCCCGTTCCTGACCGCTGGGGAGGGTTTGTCGACGGCGATGGCCAGCACGTTGCTGTCGATCATGGTGGTGAGCTCCTCGATCGCCGGGCCCATCATCGGGGTCTTCTCCGGCCGGTTCCCCTACCGGCGCTCGCAGTCGGTGTTGGGCATCGTCGCGGCGATGGCGGTCGTCTGGACGGCGGTGTTGCTGTGGCCCGGCCGGGCGCCGCTGTGGTTGCTGATCCTGCTCGTCGTGGTGATCGCGATCGGTGGCCCGGGATCGGTGGTCGGCTTTGATCTGGCCCGCACCTTCAATCCGCCGGCCCGGATCGGGTCGGCCACCGGCATCGTGAATGTCGGCGGTTTCACGGCGTCCCTCTCGACGATCTGGCTGATCGGGGTGGTGCTGGACAAGGTCAACCCGGGCGGGGCGTCGGCGTACACCCTGGACGGGTTCCGGGCGGCGATGTCGGTGCAGTACGTCGTGTGGGGCGTTGGCGTGCTGATGATCCTGCTGCTGCGGCGCAAGACGCGTGCGCTGGTGGACACCGAGGAGGAGTACGCGCACCTGCGGCCGCTGGGGCGGTGA
- a CDS encoding MFS transporter, giving the protein MRWLEPWYSAYAITGLMVLGVAPILMPVTVDGAGHGATIVGLVVAAFYVGGLFAPVLGSLADRTGRQRAVFLATFPIMAVTVAGFAFTREVWLWALLALVFGGAGSLCGTVAGLFVVEAHPQNEWNDRLSWFRLAYGAGQVVGLIIAAVAATHLKLGWLVTAVLLACGFLLGRIGLPQLRPSPPKKTSPTAPGHRRLFPIFILTWLLTMTGVQTYFNVVPLIMRDAFGISASTTSLLFLVGAVIGTAIYPFCGKLANRVGPGLVLLIGLVITAISFAAMAVAHSADLPGKSVIGALALVTSAIAYAPEVVAATMMIVRVAPGDQGSAMGLLNGIIAAGAVIGAIAPSFLAAMWGYSALPAVALVVLMAAAAAGIPLYRKIIWIPAHSS; this is encoded by the coding sequence GTGCGCTGGCTCGAACCCTGGTATTCCGCCTATGCGATCACCGGGCTCATGGTGCTGGGTGTCGCCCCGATCCTGATGCCGGTGACCGTCGACGGCGCGGGTCACGGCGCCACGATCGTCGGACTCGTGGTGGCCGCGTTCTACGTCGGCGGCCTCTTCGCCCCCGTGCTGGGATCCCTGGCCGACCGAACTGGGCGGCAACGCGCGGTCTTCCTCGCGACCTTCCCCATCATGGCCGTGACCGTCGCCGGCTTCGCGTTCACCCGCGAAGTCTGGCTGTGGGCGCTGCTGGCCCTGGTCTTCGGCGGCGCCGGCTCGCTGTGCGGCACGGTCGCCGGACTGTTCGTCGTCGAAGCCCACCCGCAGAACGAGTGGAACGACCGGCTGAGTTGGTTCCGATTGGCGTACGGCGCGGGGCAGGTTGTCGGGTTGATCATCGCCGCCGTCGCGGCGACCCATCTCAAACTGGGCTGGCTGGTCACTGCGGTACTGCTGGCGTGCGGGTTCCTGCTCGGCCGGATCGGGCTGCCGCAGCTGCGGCCCAGTCCCCCGAAGAAGACCTCCCCCACGGCTCCGGGCCACCGGCGACTCTTCCCGATTTTCATCCTCACCTGGCTGCTGACCATGACCGGGGTGCAGACCTATTTCAACGTGGTGCCGCTGATCATGCGCGACGCCTTCGGGATCTCCGCATCCACCACGTCGCTGCTCTTCCTGGTCGGTGCCGTGATCGGTACGGCGATCTACCCGTTCTGCGGCAAACTCGCCAACCGCGTCGGCCCGGGTCTGGTCCTGTTGATCGGATTGGTGATCACGGCGATCTCCTTCGCCGCGATGGCGGTCGCCCACTCGGCTGATCTGCCCGGCAAGTCAGTGATCGGCGCGCTCGCGCTCGTGACCTCGGCCATCGCCTACGCCCCGGAAGTCGTCGCCGCCACGATGATGATCGTGCGAGTCGCCCCAGGTGACCAGGGGTCGGCGATGGGCTTGCTGAACGGGATCATCGCTGCCGGCGCGGTGATCGGGGCCATCGCCCCCTCGTTCCTGGCGGCCATGTGGGGTTACTCCGCGCTGCCGGCGGTCGCTCTCGTGGTGCTCATGGCCGCGGCGGCCGCCGGAATCCCGCTCTACCGCAAGATCATCTGGATACCCGCTCACTCGTCATAA